A region from the Verrucomicrobiia bacterium genome encodes:
- a CDS encoding arylsulfatase — protein sequence MKMTSLALLLATFLSGVLQAAEKPNIVFIVADDLGYMDCGFSGGKEIKTPNLDKLAAAGTVMETFYVQPVCSPTRAALMTGRYPIRTGLQVGVIRPWATYGLPLEERTLPQALREAGYRTAITGKWHLGSFDKAYWPNARGFDHAYGHLFGAIDYNTHERDDQLDWYRNGEKVKEEGYSTHLIAKEAVKFVNEQSKEKPFFLYVPFNAVHTPLQVPEKYTEPYTKLTGQRKTLAGMLAALDEAVGQIVGAVENKGFRKNTIFIFSSDNGGFSPGKVTDNGPLRAGKHTLYEGGVRAAAFATWDGKIKAGARLNTALHMVDWYPTLLKLGGASLEKDKQKLALDGLDLWPALTQGKPSPHAEILFNAEPKRGAIRVGDWKLVLNGSSPGLEQEEGDGKAGKKKKVGQPVEEQVELFNIPQDIGEKKNLAAENPAKVKELRARYEKYAKEARPPLNLGEKKGK from the coding sequence ATGAAGATGACATCTCTGGCATTGTTGTTGGCGACGTTCTTGAGCGGTGTTTTGCAGGCGGCGGAGAAGCCGAACATCGTTTTCATCGTGGCGGATGATCTGGGCTACATGGATTGCGGGTTCAGCGGCGGGAAGGAGATCAAGACGCCGAACCTGGACAAGCTGGCGGCGGCGGGAACAGTAATGGAGACGTTTTATGTGCAGCCAGTTTGTTCACCAACGCGGGCGGCTTTGATGACGGGGCGGTATCCGATCCGCACAGGTTTGCAGGTGGGCGTGATCCGGCCTTGGGCCACGTATGGTTTGCCATTGGAGGAGCGCACCTTGCCGCAGGCTTTGCGCGAAGCGGGTTACAGGACAGCTATCACTGGCAAGTGGCATCTGGGCAGTTTCGACAAGGCGTATTGGCCGAACGCACGCGGGTTTGATCACGCGTATGGGCATCTGTTCGGAGCGATCGATTACAACACGCATGAGCGTGATGATCAGCTCGATTGGTATCGAAATGGGGAGAAGGTGAAGGAGGAAGGTTACTCGACGCATTTGATCGCGAAGGAGGCGGTGAAATTTGTGAACGAGCAGAGCAAAGAGAAACCGTTCTTTCTCTACGTGCCGTTCAATGCGGTGCACACACCGCTGCAGGTGCCGGAGAAATACACGGAGCCTTATACAAAGTTGACCGGGCAGCGAAAGACGCTGGCAGGAATGCTAGCGGCACTGGATGAGGCGGTGGGGCAGATCGTCGGAGCGGTGGAGAACAAGGGTTTTCGCAAGAACACGATTTTCATCTTCTCGAGTGATAACGGTGGATTCTCTCCCGGCAAGGTCACGGATAATGGGCCGCTACGCGCGGGCAAGCACACGTTGTATGAAGGCGGTGTGAGGGCGGCGGCATTTGCAACTTGGGATGGGAAGATCAAGGCGGGTGCGCGGCTGAACACGGCGCTGCACATGGTGGATTGGTATCCGACTTTGTTGAAGCTGGGCGGTGCGTCATTGGAGAAGGACAAACAGAAGCTCGCGCTGGATGGATTGGATCTGTGGCCTGCGTTGACTCAAGGGAAGCCATCGCCGCATGCGGAGATTTTATTTAATGCGGAGCCGAAGCGAGGAGCCATCCGCGTGGGCGATTGGAAGCTGGTGCTGAACGGGAGTTCACCGGGACTCGAGCAGGAAGAAGGTGACGGGAAAGCGGGCAAGAAAAAGAAGGTGGGGCAACCGGTCGAGGAGCAGGTGGAGCTGTTCAACATCCCGCAAGATATCGGGGAGAAGAAGAACTTGGCGGCGGAGAATCCGGCGAAGGTGAAGGAATTGCGGGCGCGGTATGAAAAATATGCGAAGGAGGCACGGCCGCCGCTGAATCTGGGGGAGAAGAAGGGGAAGTAG
- a CDS encoding sulfatase, which yields MAAPERPHIVLYLADDLGVDFVGCYGNKTVRTPNLDRLAAEGVRFQRVFAASPTCAPSRAALYTGLYPSRNGLMGNHTGSRAGVRSMPHELGDLGYRVVLANKSHVKPQSVYPFELLKATLPVNPEVLRRYRAEGLDAKAVDSFLEQHAKERPAQPLCLILADNNPHVIWEKNRIYDPARLPVLPIMVDTPKTRTALANYYQDITTMDHRVGEVLGSLKKHGFEENTLFLFTSDQGPEWPHCKWTVYDTGLRVPFIARWPGYIKAGTHNSALISLVDVLPTFNDLAGGSGLKGIDGQSFKSVLLGHERKFRDLIFASHTGDGEMNMCPQRAVRDERFKLVLNLNPERKWTTHFTRVMGIPDSHGDVYSSWTTKAKDDAEAARLVNLIEQHPRWELYDTKSDPFELTNLIDHRGHSKRVGRLKTELREWMKRQGDEAESMVRAE from the coding sequence ATGGCTGCGCCTGAAAGACCGCATATCGTGCTCTATCTGGCAGACGATTTGGGTGTGGATTTTGTCGGCTGCTACGGAAACAAAACGGTCCGCACGCCGAACCTGGACCGGCTTGCGGCCGAGGGGGTGAGATTTCAGCGTGTTTTTGCAGCGTCACCTACGTGTGCGCCTTCACGGGCGGCGCTATATACCGGCCTCTATCCTTCACGGAACGGGTTAATGGGAAATCATACGGGTTCCCGTGCGGGCGTAAGGTCTATGCCGCATGAGTTGGGAGACTTGGGTTATCGTGTGGTGCTGGCGAACAAAAGCCACGTGAAGCCGCAATCGGTCTATCCGTTCGAGTTATTGAAGGCGACCTTGCCGGTGAATCCGGAAGTTCTGCGCCGCTATCGCGCGGAAGGCCTGGATGCGAAAGCGGTGGATTCTTTCCTCGAGCAACACGCGAAAGAGAGACCGGCTCAGCCGCTGTGCCTGATACTGGCGGATAACAATCCTCATGTGATCTGGGAGAAGAACAGGATTTATGATCCAGCCAGGCTGCCGGTGCTGCCGATCATGGTTGATACGCCCAAGACTCGCACGGCCCTGGCGAACTATTATCAGGACATCACGACCATGGATCACCGGGTGGGCGAGGTGCTGGGCTCCTTGAAAAAACATGGCTTCGAGGAGAACACGCTGTTCCTTTTCACGAGCGATCAGGGGCCGGAGTGGCCGCACTGCAAATGGACGGTGTATGATACCGGATTGCGTGTGCCGTTCATCGCCCGCTGGCCGGGATACATCAAAGCGGGGACGCATAACAGTGCGCTCATCTCTTTGGTGGATGTGCTGCCGACATTTAACGATCTGGCGGGTGGCAGCGGGTTGAAAGGCATCGATGGCCAGAGTTTCAAAAGTGTCCTGCTGGGACATGAGAGAAAGTTCCGCGATTTGATCTTTGCAAGCCATACCGGTGATGGAGAGATGAACATGTGCCCGCAACGGGCGGTGCGCGATGAACGGTTCAAACTGGTGCTGAACTTGAATCCTGAACGCAAATGGACAACGCACTTCACGAGAGTGATGGGTATCCCGGACAGTCATGGAGATGTCTATTCTTCCTGGACTACCAAGGCAAAAGATGATGCGGAAGCGGCGAGATTGGTGAACCTGATCGAGCAGCACCCGCGCTGGGAACTCTATGATACGAAGTCCGACCCTTTTGAGCTGACCAACCTGATCGATCACCGGGGACACTCGAAGCGCGTGGGCAGATTGAAGACGGAATTGCGCGAGTGGATGAAACGGCAGGGTGATGAGGCGGAGTCCATGGTGAGAGCCGAGTGA
- a CDS encoding sulfatase-like hydrolase/transferase, whose translation MFHIALVRLLLCFAVLMGAISSAQAADKKPNILFLFADDYTYEAIRAFGHTDIDTPNLDKLVKRGTTFTRASNMGSWSGAVCVASRTMLITGRSVWSANKVYDQTDKEREAGVLWPQLMAKAGYVTYFSGKWHIKANAEKAFHVANHVRAGMPKDTPEAYNRPLEGKPDPWSSTDTNLGGFWQGGKHWSEVTADDAIDYLQRAKQQPQPFFMYIAFNAPHDPRQAPKEFLDRYPLTRIQTPTNYLAEYPFKEAIGCGSDLRDEKLGPFPRTEFAVKTHRREYYALITHLDQQIGRILDELKKTGQEENTWIFFTADHGLAVGHHGLLGKQNMYDHSVRVPFIVAGPGVTKGRRIEAPIYLQDAMATSLALAGAEAPEHVYFNSLLPLIHGDAKLSPYQQIYGAYLELQRSVTARDFKLIVYPKANKLRLYNLKKDPFEMTDLAGDVKQAGKVKELFAQLQALQKDLGDTLDLTAMKPK comes from the coding sequence ATGTTCCACATCGCATTGGTGCGTCTGCTGCTTTGCTTTGCTGTCTTGATGGGCGCCATTTCTTCCGCTCAAGCGGCGGATAAGAAGCCGAATATCCTTTTCCTGTTCGCGGATGATTACACGTATGAAGCCATCCGTGCTTTTGGCCATACAGACATCGATACGCCGAATCTCGACAAGCTGGTGAAGCGCGGCACGACGTTCACGCGGGCCAGTAATATGGGTTCATGGAGTGGCGCTGTTTGTGTGGCGAGCCGCACGATGCTTATCACGGGACGTTCTGTCTGGAGCGCGAACAAGGTCTATGACCAGACGGACAAGGAACGTGAAGCGGGTGTGCTTTGGCCGCAGCTCATGGCGAAGGCAGGTTACGTGACTTACTTCAGCGGCAAGTGGCACATCAAGGCGAATGCAGAGAAAGCGTTTCATGTGGCGAACCATGTGCGTGCCGGAATGCCGAAGGACACGCCGGAGGCGTATAACCGTCCGCTGGAAGGAAAGCCTGATCCGTGGAGTTCAACGGACACAAATCTCGGCGGCTTCTGGCAGGGCGGCAAGCATTGGAGCGAAGTGACGGCGGATGATGCGATCGACTATCTGCAACGTGCGAAGCAACAGCCGCAGCCGTTCTTCATGTATATTGCGTTCAACGCGCCGCACGATCCGCGTCAGGCACCGAAAGAGTTTCTGGACCGCTATCCACTCACACGCATCCAAACGCCCACGAATTATCTCGCGGAGTATCCGTTCAAGGAGGCCATCGGTTGCGGTTCTGATTTGCGCGATGAAAAGCTTGGTCCTTTTCCACGCACGGAGTTCGCGGTGAAGACGCATCGGCGGGAGTACTACGCGCTCATCACGCATCTGGACCAGCAGATCGGTCGCATTCTCGATGAATTGAAGAAGACCGGGCAGGAAGAGAATACGTGGATATTTTTCACGGCGGATCATGGACTCGCGGTGGGACATCACGGCCTCTTGGGCAAACAGAACATGTATGATCACAGCGTGCGCGTGCCGTTCATTGTGGCGGGACCGGGGGTGACGAAGGGACGCCGCATCGAAGCGCCGATCTATTTGCAGGATGCGATGGCGACCTCACTCGCGCTGGCGGGAGCGGAAGCGCCGGAGCATGTTTACTTCAATAGCCTGCTGCCGCTGATCCACGGTGATGCGAAGCTCTCGCCCTATCAGCAGATCTATGGTGCGTATCTGGAATTGCAACGCTCGGTGACAGCGCGAGATTTCAAACTGATCGTGTATCCCAAGGCGAATAAGTTGCGGCTCTATAATCTGAAGAAAGATCCGTTTGAGATGACGGATTTGGCGGGGGATGTGAAACAGGCGGGGAAGGTGAAGGAGTTATTCGCGCAGTTGCAGGCCTTACAGAAGGATTTGGGAGATACGCTGGATTTGACCGCGATGAAGCCGAAGTAG
- a CDS encoding arylsulfatase encodes MKHWLIACLLALAATSTEAAQKPNIVLIYADDLGYGDVSANGSTTIKTPNMDRLAKDGLRFTAGYATSATCTPSRYSMMTGEYAWRQKGTGILPGDAALIIKPGRTTLPSILQKAGYQTGAVGKWHLGLGDKEIDWNADIKPGPVEVGFNYSYIMAATADRVPCVYVENHRVVGLDPKDPISVNYTKNFPGEPTGKENPELLTKQKPSHGHDMSIVNGISRIGFMKGGKAALWKDEDMADTFTGKAVQFIEKNKSQPFFLYFGLHDPHVPRVPHPRFVGKSGMGPRGDAIIQADWCVGEVLNALEKLKLAENTIVIFSSDNGPVIDDGYQDDAVKLLGEHKPWGPYRGNKYSKFEAGTRVPFIVRWTGKIKPGVSDAMVSQVDFLASFAALTGQPLAEADAPDSLNMLPALLGESKQGRDFMLEHANGVALRQGNWKFIEPSKGPKVNKNTNAETGNDELPQLYDLSKDVNERKNVAAEHPEKVQEMQAALNKFKQAGRTRP; translated from the coding sequence ATGAAGCATTGGCTCATCGCATGTCTGCTGGCACTGGCGGCTACCTCTACCGAGGCGGCTCAGAAACCGAACATCGTCCTCATCTATGCCGATGACCTCGGCTATGGCGATGTGAGCGCGAACGGCTCTACAACCATCAAGACGCCGAACATGGACCGCCTCGCGAAGGACGGCCTGCGCTTCACCGCCGGTTATGCGACCTCCGCCACGTGCACGCCTTCACGCTATTCCATGATGACCGGCGAATACGCCTGGCGACAGAAAGGCACCGGCATCTTGCCCGGTGACGCCGCACTCATCATCAAGCCCGGTCGCACCACCCTGCCTTCCATTTTGCAAAAGGCCGGCTATCAAACCGGTGCTGTCGGCAAATGGCACTTGGGTCTCGGTGATAAAGAGATCGATTGGAACGCGGACATCAAGCCCGGCCCCGTGGAAGTCGGTTTCAATTATTCTTACATCATGGCGGCAACGGCAGATCGCGTGCCTTGTGTCTATGTGGAGAATCATCGCGTGGTCGGCTTGGACCCGAAAGATCCGATCTCGGTGAACTACACCAAGAACTTTCCCGGTGAACCCACGGGTAAAGAGAATCCTGAACTGCTCACCAAGCAGAAGCCCAGTCACGGTCACGACATGAGCATTGTGAACGGCATCAGCCGCATCGGTTTCATGAAGGGCGGCAAGGCGGCGCTTTGGAAAGATGAGGACATGGCAGATACGTTCACGGGCAAGGCCGTGCAGTTCATCGAGAAAAACAAGTCGCAACCGTTCTTCCTCTACTTCGGTCTGCACGATCCGCATGTGCCGCGCGTGCCGCATCCGCGTTTCGTCGGCAAGAGTGGCATGGGCCCGCGTGGTGATGCCATCATCCAGGCAGACTGGTGCGTGGGTGAAGTCTTGAATGCCTTGGAGAAATTGAAACTCGCAGAGAACACCATCGTCATCTTCAGCAGCGATAACGGCCCGGTGATCGATGACGGTTATCAAGACGACGCTGTGAAATTGCTTGGCGAGCACAAACCATGGGGACCGTATCGCGGCAACAAATACAGCAAGTTCGAGGCTGGCACCCGTGTGCCATTCATCGTTCGCTGGACCGGCAAGATCAAACCCGGCGTGAGCGATGCGATGGTTTCACAGGTCGACTTCCTCGCAAGCTTCGCCGCGCTGACCGGACAACCGCTCGCTGAAGCGGATGCGCCGGACAGCTTGAACATGCTGCCCGCGTTGCTCGGCGAATCAAAGCAAGGTCGCGATTTCATGCTGGAGCACGCGAATGGTGTGGCCTTGCGTCAGGGCAACTGGAAGTTCATCGAACCGAGCAAGGGCCCGAAGGTGAACAAGAACACGAATGCGGAAACGGGCAACGACGAATTACCGCAACTCTATGACCTGAGCAAGGACGTGAATGAGCGCAAGAACGTGGCCGCCGAGCATCCAGAGAAAGTGCAGGAGATGCAAGCGGCGCTGAACAAGTTCAAGCAGGCAGGACGGACACGGCCTTAA
- a CDS encoding arylsulfatase, whose product MRAFILTVWILGLSASLGFGADKKPNIIFILSDDLAQGDVGAYGQRKIKTPNLDRMAAEGTRYTQAYSGTTVCAPSRTSLMTGLHMGHSPVRANFEAQPEGQFPLPAGTLTVAKVLKDAGYATACMGKWGMGMFDTTGSPLKNGIDHFFGYNCQRHAHSYFPTYLYNDDKRIELPGNDGKGVGKTYAQELIAQETINWVKQQKDKPFFLFYAITLPHGRFEIDDQGIYAKEPWTEQQKNYAAMVTRLDSDVGRLFNVLKELKIDDNTIVFFAGDNGSSFDPKSEIGKAFDQTMGGKLRGFKRSMYEGGLRQAALVRWPGKIPAGRVSDEPWAFWDFLPTAAELAGTKLPAGAKTDGLSLVSFLKGGAAPKREYFYWELHETKSIQAIRFGDWKAVRNGPSAAIELYDLKIDVAESKNLAAENPKVAAKAEALMKEARVDDPNWPMAEKRDQKNRKGKVTE is encoded by the coding sequence ATGAGAGCATTTATCCTCACCGTCTGGATTCTCGGATTGAGCGCCAGCCTCGGCTTCGGCGCAGACAAGAAACCGAACATCATCTTCATCCTCTCAGACGATCTCGCGCAGGGGGATGTCGGAGCCTATGGTCAGAGGAAGATAAAGACGCCGAACCTCGATCGCATGGCGGCAGAAGGCACGCGTTACACGCAGGCTTACAGCGGCACCACCGTCTGCGCACCTTCCCGCACTTCTTTGATGACCGGCTTGCATATGGGACACAGCCCCGTGCGGGCGAACTTCGAGGCACAACCGGAAGGCCAGTTCCCCTTGCCTGCCGGCACACTCACCGTCGCGAAGGTGTTGAAGGACGCCGGTTACGCCACCGCCTGCATGGGCAAGTGGGGCATGGGCATGTTTGATACCACGGGCAGTCCGTTGAAAAACGGCATCGACCATTTCTTCGGCTACAACTGCCAGCGTCATGCCCACAGCTATTTCCCGACGTATCTGTATAACGATGACAAACGCATCGAACTGCCGGGCAATGATGGCAAGGGCGTAGGCAAGACCTACGCGCAGGAACTCATCGCGCAGGAAACCATCAACTGGGTGAAGCAGCAGAAGGATAAACCGTTCTTCCTATTTTACGCCATCACCCTGCCGCATGGCCGTTTCGAGATTGATGATCAGGGCATCTACGCGAAGGAGCCTTGGACCGAGCAGCAAAAGAACTACGCCGCGATGGTCACACGTTTGGATAGTGATGTGGGCCGTCTCTTCAATGTGCTGAAAGAATTGAAGATCGATGACAACACGATCGTCTTCTTCGCGGGCGACAATGGCTCCTCATTCGATCCGAAGTCAGAGATAGGGAAGGCGTTCGATCAGACGATGGGCGGCAAGTTGCGCGGGTTCAAGCGCAGTATGTATGAGGGAGGCTTGCGTCAGGCCGCACTTGTGCGCTGGCCGGGCAAAATCCCCGCTGGCCGTGTGAGTGATGAGCCTTGGGCTTTCTGGGATTTCCTGCCCACGGCGGCGGAACTGGCCGGAACCAAGTTACCTGCTGGCGCGAAAACAGACGGACTCTCCTTGGTGTCCTTCCTCAAAGGCGGTGCCGCACCAAAGCGTGAATATTTTTATTGGGAGTTGCACGAAACGAAGTCCATCCAAGCCATCCGCTTTGGCGATTGGAAGGCAGTGCGGAACGGACCATCAGCAGCGATCGAGTTGTATGATTTGAAAATCGATGTGGCGGAATCGAAAAATCTCGCAGCGGAAAATCCCAAGGTAGCAGCGAAAGCGGAAGCCTTGATGAAAGAAGCACGGGTGGATGATCCGAACTGGCCGATGGCGGAGAAGCGGGATCAGAAGAACCGCAAGGGGAAAGTCACAGAGTAA
- a CDS encoding arylsulfatase produces MTPLFKKALACFCLILIAFTGFSADTRPNIIIIVADDLGYSDIGCYGGEIRTPNLDSLAQNGLRFTQFYNAARCCPTRASLLTGQYAHKVGLARNGNSLTRNGATIAELLKANGYQTALSGKWHLSFTPVLPEKHQMWLDHRFDPQQTFAPLDSYPVNRGFDRHYGIVWGVINYFDPFSLVDGTNAVKEVPKNFHLTDAITDHAVNYVKDFAKADKPFFLYLAHCAPHWPLHALPEDIAKYRDTYKDGWHELRKKRFERQKQLGIIDEKNTTLPPVHGNGKDWDALTSEEKEYQSTKMAVHAAMIDRLDQGVGKLLTTLRETEQLDNTVIFFFADNGASPEIPNVPGYDRNAFTRSGEKIRYEPDGIPITELGSEKSYTGIGSYWANAANTPFRFWKKESYEGGAHTPMIVQWPKGLKTKSGSITAQAGHVIDLLPTCLDLAKANYPAEYNGNKLTPLDGLSLLPVIQGKERKPHDTIFFEHENGRAVRMGDWKLVAHSRPQSGWELYNIAKDRTETDNLATKNPEEFNRLKARYDEWFSAVAAPALPQGQKGKKASK; encoded by the coding sequence ATGACCCCGTTGTTTAAGAAAGCGCTCGCCTGTTTCTGTCTCATACTGATCGCGTTCACTGGCTTCAGTGCGGATACGCGGCCGAACATCATCATCATCGTCGCGGATGATCTTGGATATTCGGATATCGGCTGCTACGGCGGTGAAATCCGCACGCCCAATCTCGATTCACTCGCGCAGAACGGATTACGTTTCACCCAGTTCTACAACGCCGCCCGTTGCTGCCCTACGCGCGCTTCCCTGCTCACTGGGCAATACGCGCACAAGGTCGGCTTAGCGCGGAATGGCAACAGTCTTACACGCAATGGCGCAACCATTGCGGAACTGCTGAAGGCAAACGGCTACCAGACCGCGCTCTCGGGCAAGTGGCATCTGTCCTTCACACCTGTGCTGCCGGAGAAACACCAGATGTGGCTGGATCATCGCTTTGATCCGCAGCAGACTTTTGCACCGCTAGATTCGTATCCTGTGAACCGCGGCTTTGACCGCCACTACGGCATCGTCTGGGGAGTCATCAATTACTTCGATCCCTTCTCGCTCGTGGACGGCACGAATGCGGTGAAGGAAGTGCCGAAGAATTTCCATCTCACCGATGCCATTACCGATCATGCGGTGAACTATGTGAAGGACTTCGCAAAGGCGGACAAACCCTTCTTCCTCTACCTCGCCCACTGCGCCCCGCACTGGCCGCTGCACGCCTTGCCGGAAGACATCGCGAAGTATCGTGACACTTACAAAGACGGCTGGCATGAACTGAGGAAGAAGCGCTTTGAACGGCAGAAGCAGCTTGGTATAATTGATGAGAAGAACACGACGCTGCCTCCCGTGCATGGCAATGGCAAAGACTGGGACGCCCTCACGAGCGAGGAGAAAGAATATCAATCCACCAAGATGGCCGTGCATGCTGCCATGATCGATCGCCTCGACCAAGGCGTGGGCAAACTGCTCACCACGCTACGTGAGACGGAGCAGCTCGATAACACCGTCATTTTCTTCTTCGCAGACAACGGTGCATCGCCCGAAATCCCCAACGTTCCCGGCTACGATCGCAATGCCTTCACCCGCTCTGGCGAGAAGATTCGCTATGAGCCAGATGGTATTCCCATCACCGAGCTCGGCAGTGAAAAGAGCTACACCGGCATCGGCTCGTATTGGGCGAATGCGGCGAATACGCCGTTCCGTTTCTGGAAAAAGGAATCATACGAGGGCGGTGCGCACACGCCTATGATCGTGCAGTGGCCGAAAGGTTTGAAGACCAAGTCCGGCAGCATCACCGCCCAAGCCGGTCACGTCATCGACCTCTTGCCCACCTGTCTCGACCTCGCGAAAGCCAATTACCCTGCGGAATACAACGGAAACAAGCTGACGCCGTTGGATGGCCTCAGCCTGCTGCCCGTGATTCAAGGCAAGGAGCGCAAGCCGCATGACACCATTTTCTTCGAGCATGAGAATGGTCGCGCTGTGCGCATGGGGGATTGGAAACTGGTGGCTCACTCGCGTCCGCAGAGTGGATGGGAGCTGTATAACATAGCCAAAGACCGCACGGAGACGGATAACCTCGCCACAAAAAATCCCGAGGAGTTCAACCGCTTGAAGGCACGATATGATGAATGGTTCAGCGCGGTGGCAGCCCCAGCTTTACCTCAGGGACAAAAAGGCAAGAAAGCGTCCAAATAA